One Streptomyces formicae genomic window, AACGCCTCGGGCGTGCGCTACTGGGGCCGCGGCAGCTACGTCTGGAACAACACCAGCGACAAGGCCCGCCTCGTCAAGCCGAGCGGCTCGCTCCAGGACTCCTGCTCCTGGACGCGCGGCGACCACGGGTACAAGAACTGCCACTGACCATCACGAAGGGGAGGGGGCAGGGCGACCGCTCCGCGAAGGACCGGAACCCGCGGTTGGGGCCGCGGGAATCTCCCGGGGCGCGGAGTGGTTGCCCTGCGACATGACGACGAACAACGCCGCGGACTCCCCCGGCACCGGACCCGACGTGCTGCGCTACACCGCCTTCACCACCGACCCCGCGGGCGGCAACCCCGCCGGGGTCGTCCTCGACGCGGCGGGCCTGGACGACGCGGCGATGCTCGCGATCGCGGCCGAACTCGGCTACAGCGAGACAGCGTTCCTCACCCCGGACCCGGCCGGCGCCGAACGGGCCTACGCCGTCCGCTACTTCAGCCCCAAGGCCGAGGTCCCCTTCTGCGGACACGCCACCGTGGCCACCGCGGTGGCGCTCGCCGAGCGGGACGGAGCAGGTGAGTTCGTGTTCGCGACGCGGGCGGGCACGGTGCCGGTGACGGTCTCCGGCGCGGCGGACGTGCTGCGGGCCACGCTCACCAGCGTCGCGCCGCGCGTCGAGGCGGCCGCCGGGGACGACGTCACCGAGGCGCTCGCCGCGCTCGGCTGGGGCGCGGACGAGCTGGACGGCGCCCTGCCGCCGCGCATCGCGTTCGCGGGCGCCCGCCACCTCGTGCTCGCCGCCGCGACACGGGCGCGCCTCGCCGACCTCTCGTACGACTTCGCGCGCCTCGAAGCGCTGATGCGCCGCCTGGACCTGACCACCGTCCAACTGGTGTGGCGCGAGAGCGACTTCGTCTTCCACGTGCGCGACCCGTTCCCGGTCGGCGGCGTCGTGGAGGACCCGGCGACGGGCGCGGCGGCCGCGGCCTTCGGTGCCTACGCGCGCGAACTCGGCCTGGTACCGGCCGACGCGGAGCTCACCCTGTACCAGGGCGCGGACATGGGCAGGCCCGGGGTGCTGACGGTGACGCTGCGGGACGGGGAGGAGCGGGTGCGGGTGACCGGCTCGGCGGTGCGCATCCCGTCCTGACGCTCCCGCTCGGCGTCAGGCCTGGCCGGTCTCGAAGCGGGAGATCCTGCCCGCGTCGTCGACGGTGAAGCTCCACTTCGTGCGCATCTCGCCCCAGGTGTCGTTCCGGTACGAGACGAGCAGCGTGCGGCCGCCGTCCGACTCCGACTCGACGTCCATGTGGCCGTTGCAGGAGAAGATCTCCCGCTCGGTCCAGTCGGCGACGTCCCGGTCGGAGCCGTCGTCGGCCATGGTCGCGCCGGGCGCGAGCAGGGCGTTGAAGGCGTCCTTGTCGTGGGCGTTCACGGCGGTGACGAAGGCGCGGACCAGGGGGTCGGCGAGCCGGTTCACTTGGATGCTCATGGGGCCACGGTCACACCGGGGCATCCCCGGCGCCACCGGTACGGGCCCCGTCAGGGGCGCGGGGAACTGCGCGAGCAACCACGAAAGAGCCGCAGCCGCGACTGCCGGGCCCTCGGCAGACGCGACTGCGGCTCGTCGCGCGCTGAGCGCGCAGTTCCCCGCGCCCCTGACGGGGCCGGACGTGTGTCACCCGGACGGCCCCGTGCACAGGGTGCGCCGCGTCGCCCCGATGGACGGTGGGAGGGACCCGACCGCCCTCGGAGAGACCCGGGAGTCCCCATGACCTGCTCATGCCTCGACCGACGCGACCTCGGCCTGCTGCTGCTTCGCGCGGGGACCGGCGGGGTGCTCGCCGCGCACGGCGCCCAGAAGCTGTTCGGCTGGTTCGGCGGCGGGGGCATCGAGGGCACCGGTGCCTTCATGGAGTCGGTCGGGTACGCGCCGGGCAAGCTGAACGCGATGGTCGCGGGGGTCGCGGAGGCGGGCGGCGGCGTCCTGCTCGCGCTGGGCCTCGCGACACCCGCGGCGGGCGCGGCGGCGGCAGGGGCGATGGCGGGCGCCACGGCCGTCCACGCGCCGAACGGCTTCTTCAGCCAGGGCGGCGGCTACGAGTACCCGGCCTTCCTCGGCCTGACCGCGGCGGCCCTCGCGGTGACGGGCCCCGGCCGCTACTCCGCCGACCACGCCCTGGGCCACGCCCTCAACCGCACCTGGATGGTCCCCGCGGCCCTCGCGGGCACGGCGATCGGCGTACTCATGACGCTGGGGGCCAGGAAGAGGACGGTGGACGAGGGAGAGGGCTCGTAAGGGGCACCGCAAATTCGTTGTCCACCGGAGCCATCGGCACGTTAGCGTCCACGGCCATGACCATGGATTCCAGCACTCCCACCGCTCCAGGCACCCCCGACTCCCCCGCCCAGGACGGACCCCCACGACTCACACGGCTCGCCTTTCACGGGCCGCTCTCCGAGGCGCGTGCGGGACGGATGGTCCAGCGGCTCGTGGCGAGCGAGCCGCGTTCCGTGCTCGATCTCGGGTGCGGGTGGGGCGAGTTGATGCTGCGGATCCTCGACGAGGCGCCGGGGGCCAGCGGGGTCGGGATCGACCTGAACGGGGAGGACCTGGCCCGGGGGCGCGCGAACGCCGAGGAGCGCGGGCTCGGCGGGCGCGTCGAGTTCGTCCAGGAGTCGGCCACCGACACCGCGCACGGCCCCGCCGACGTCGTGCTCTGCCTCGGCGCCGGTCACGCCCTCAGCTCCGCCGCATTGCCCCTGGCCACGGTGGAGGCGCTGCGTGCCCTTCGCGGCCTGGTGAACCCCGGCGGCCGCGTCGTGCTCGGCGAGGGGTTCTGGCAGCGCACGCCGACCGCCGCCGAGCTCGCCGCGATGTGGCCGGACGCCCGCGCCGACGAACACCTCTCCCTCGGCGACCTGGTGGACGCGGCGATCGAGGCGGGGTTCCGCCCGCTGTGGGTGGAGGCGGCGAACGACGAGGAGTGGGAGGAGTTCGAATCCGCCTACCGCTCCGACGCCGAGGAGTGGCTGGCCTCGCACCCCGACCACCCGCTGGCCGCCGAGACGCGCGCGAAGGTCGACACCCAGCGTGCCAGCTGGCTGCGCGGCTACCGCGGGGTGCTGGGCATCGCGTATCTGACCTTGGTGCCGGTCGTCGACTGACGCCTACATCTCCTACGCCCCCTACGTCCCCTGTCCGAACCACGTCTCGGCGAGCGCGTCGAGACGCGGTGCGGGCGGGGCGGGCAGTTCCCGGAGGTACCAGGGCAGATTGCTGTACACGTGGAGCAGGGTGTACGCGAGGAGTTGGCGCGGATCGTACGTCCTGCCGTACGCCTTCATGAAGCGCGCGAGCAGCCCCGGCTCGGCGCGCGTGACGAAGAGGCCGACGCCCACGAAGTCGTACGCCCGGTCCCCGATCATGGCGGGCTCGAAGTCGAGGAGTCCGGTGAGCCGCCAGCCGTCGGCGGGTTCGACGGTCAGGTGCTGGCGCATGAACTCGGTGTGCAGCAGGGCGTGTTGAGCCGCCGCGCCGTCGGTGGCGCACGGCAGGGTGACGGAGGCCAGGAAGTCGGGGATCTGGTCGAGCCACTCCGGGGAGAGTCCGCGCTCGCGCTGCCGCTCGACCGCGCGGGACCGCTGCCGTTCGAGGAACGCGCCCCAGTCGCCGGGTCCCAGGACGTCGGCGAGCGGCTCGGGGTCGAGCGCGTGCAGCGCGGCGAGCGTCTCGGCGGCCTCGGTGACCACGCGCTCCCGGGCGGCGCGCGGGGCGCGCGGCCAGGCGGTGGCGAGGTCCTCGCCGGTCAGGCGGGACATCAGGACGTAGCGCCAGCCGTTCTCGTACGCCCCGGCGGCGTGCACCCGGGGCGTGGGGACGGGGAGGCGGCCCTCGACGTGGCTCAGCACGCGGGCCTCCGTGATGCCGTCCTGAGCGGCGGCCGCGGGGAAGAGCTTCAGCACGTGCTCGTCACCGACGGCGTAGACCGGCTGCGAGCCCTCCGGGTAGCGGGTCAGGGACGCCCCGGCGAGACCGAGCCCGGCGCAGAGGTCGGCGGCACCGGGCCGCATGACCGTCTCGTCGGGGACGACGCGGTCCCAGTCCTCCTCAGTGATCACCTCGGGCAGCATGACCGGCACCGTACTCGCTACCGAAGTAGGGCCGCGAGCGACTTTCGGCGGCAGCGACGGGCGGTGCCGGAGCCCTAGCGTCCCGGGGGAAGGCGGTCGACGGCGGCGCGCCCACGGGGACGAACGGAGCACCACGGGATGCTGGACGAACGGTTCCGCGAAGGAGAAGGGGCAGGAGAGGGCGTAGGGCAGAAGGGCGCGCGTGCGGGTGTGCGCGGGGGGACGACCTCGCTCGGTCACCCGCGCGGGGATCTGCTCCTGCTGCTCGTCGGCCTCCCCGCCGTCGGCCTCGTGCTCGGCCTCGCGCTGCCCCGGCTCGCCCGCTGGGCCTCCGGATCGCCGGTGCTCCCCTGGCGGAACGCCGTCGAGTTCGTCGGCGGGCTCGACGCGCTCTGGCAGACCGGGCTCGTCATGGTGGCCGGGCTC contains:
- a CDS encoding phosphotransferase family protein produces the protein MLPEVITEEDWDRVVPDETVMRPGAADLCAGLGLAGASLTRYPEGSQPVYAVGDEHVLKLFPAAAAQDGITEARVLSHVEGRLPVPTPRVHAAGAYENGWRYVLMSRLTGEDLATAWPRAPRAARERVVTEAAETLAALHALDPEPLADVLGPGDWGAFLERQRSRAVERQRERGLSPEWLDQIPDFLASVTLPCATDGAAAQHALLHTEFMRQHLTVEPADGWRLTGLLDFEPAMIGDRAYDFVGVGLFVTRAEPGLLARFMKAYGRTYDPRQLLAYTLLHVYSNLPWYLRELPAPPAPRLDALAETWFGQGT
- a CDS encoding SAM-dependent methyltransferase codes for the protein MTMDSSTPTAPGTPDSPAQDGPPRLTRLAFHGPLSEARAGRMVQRLVASEPRSVLDLGCGWGELMLRILDEAPGASGVGIDLNGEDLARGRANAEERGLGGRVEFVQESATDTAHGPADVVLCLGAGHALSSAALPLATVEALRALRGLVNPGGRVVLGEGFWQRTPTAAELAAMWPDARADEHLSLGDLVDAAIEAGFRPLWVEAANDEEWEEFESAYRSDAEEWLASHPDHPLAAETRAKVDTQRASWLRGYRGVLGIAYLTLVPVVD
- a CDS encoding PhzF family phenazine biosynthesis protein, which codes for MTTNNAADSPGTGPDVLRYTAFTTDPAGGNPAGVVLDAAGLDDAAMLAIAAELGYSETAFLTPDPAGAERAYAVRYFSPKAEVPFCGHATVATAVALAERDGAGEFVFATRAGTVPVTVSGAADVLRATLTSVAPRVEAAAGDDVTEALAALGWGADELDGALPPRIAFAGARHLVLAAATRARLADLSYDFARLEALMRRLDLTTVQLVWRESDFVFHVRDPFPVGGVVEDPATGAAAAAFGAYARELGLVPADAELTLYQGADMGRPGVLTVTLRDGEERVRVTGSAVRIPS
- a CDS encoding DoxX family protein, whose translation is MTCSCLDRRDLGLLLLRAGTGGVLAAHGAQKLFGWFGGGGIEGTGAFMESVGYAPGKLNAMVAGVAEAGGGVLLALGLATPAAGAAAAGAMAGATAVHAPNGFFSQGGGYEYPAFLGLTAAALAVTGPGRYSADHALGHALNRTWMVPAALAGTAIGVLMTLGARKRTVDEGEGS